One region of Hydrogenobaculum sp. Y04AAS1 genomic DNA includes:
- the radA gene encoding DNA repair protein RadA → MAKEKTTYVCQNCGQTYVKWVGRCSACGEWNSVVEEKLTISENIVKSFEKPTKLVDIEKEQLFRTSTGYKTLDMALGGGIVKGQVILLSGEPGIGKSTLLLKIADFMSKEHVVIYASGEESSSQISIRASRMDINSSNLYVLNSTNIEHIISCAKEYNAKALIIDSIQTMYTNALESSPGSVAQVRESTFKLVEFCKSSAIPCFIVGHINKEGAIAGPKVLEHIVDTVCQFEGERFNLYRVLMILKNRYGATGEMAVFKMEDRGLTEVLEPSLFFLSERKENAIGSVIFPHTEGTKPILVEIQALVLKALYTTPQRKTQGFDVNRLAIILGVLEKEARIFTRDSDVYVNVVSGIEIQEPACDLAIAIAIASSKKEKPISKDTAIFGELGLGGEIRAVHHVEARLKELERFGIKKVILPKSSIKDLPKTDLELFGVSHIMEAIDIAI, encoded by the coding sequence ATGGCGAAGGAAAAAACCACTTACGTATGTCAAAACTGCGGTCAAACTTATGTAAAATGGGTTGGTAGGTGTAGTGCTTGTGGTGAATGGAATTCTGTTGTAGAAGAAAAGCTCACCATATCAGAAAATATAGTTAAATCTTTTGAAAAGCCTACAAAACTTGTGGATATAGAAAAAGAACAACTTTTTAGGACTTCCACTGGCTATAAAACCCTTGATATGGCTTTAGGCGGTGGAATTGTGAAAGGGCAGGTGATACTTTTAAGCGGTGAGCCTGGTATTGGAAAATCTACGCTTTTATTAAAAATAGCAGATTTTATGTCAAAAGAACATGTTGTGATATACGCTTCTGGGGAGGAGTCTTCCTCTCAAATATCTATAAGAGCGAGCAGAATGGATATAAACTCATCAAATCTATATGTGTTAAATTCTACAAATATAGAGCATATAATATCTTGTGCAAAAGAATACAACGCCAAAGCTCTCATAATAGACTCTATACAAACAATGTATACCAACGCTTTGGAGTCTTCGCCGGGATCTGTGGCTCAAGTGAGGGAATCTACTTTTAAACTTGTGGAATTTTGTAAAAGTAGCGCTATACCCTGTTTTATAGTGGGGCATATAAATAAAGAAGGTGCTATAGCTGGACCAAAAGTATTGGAGCATATAGTGGATACCGTATGTCAATTTGAAGGAGAGCGCTTTAACCTTTACAGAGTTTTAATGATTTTAAAAAATAGATATGGAGCTACAGGTGAAATGGCTGTCTTTAAGATGGAAGATAGAGGGCTTACAGAAGTGTTAGAGCCTTCTTTGTTTTTCTTGAGTGAAAGAAAAGAAAACGCCATAGGTTCTGTAATATTTCCCCATACCGAAGGCACAAAACCAATACTTGTAGAGATTCAAGCTCTTGTCCTAAAAGCTCTATACACCACCCCTCAGCGTAAAACTCAAGGTTTTGATGTAAATAGACTTGCCATAATTCTTGGCGTGCTTGAAAAAGAAGCAAGAATTTTTACAAGAGATTCAGATGTTTATGTAAATGTAGTTAGTGGTATTGAGATACAAGAACCAGCCTGTGATTTGGCTATCGCTATAGCTATAGCTTCTTCAAAAAAAGAAAAACCTATATCAAAAGATACAGCTATCTTTGGGGAACTTGGCTTGGGTGGTGAGATAAGAGCTGTGCATCATGTGGAGGCAAGACTAAAAGAGTTAGAGCGCTTTGGTATAAAAAAGGTTATTTTGCCTAAAAGCTCAATAAAAGATTTACCTAAGACAGATCTTGAACTCTTTGGTGTAAGCCATATAATGGAAGCTATTGATATAGCTATTTGA
- a CDS encoding YdcF family protein, with protein MIFFLFKKIFTSILISPGIFIITFFFISFFVRNKKIKILSFGMTILLYLLSITPVKDALITPLERTYSQPKGFLNANAIVVLGGGYYKNGNLSGETVKRLLAGVYLSYKTKIPLILSGIDIKYLPKNTPIVKLINAIDIGNIYEDVKSKDTMQNAAQSYKVCTRYITPDCNSIILVTSAYHMPRAKMLFDRFFKNVIPYPVDYKEDLRYNVRSFLPNMSDLENSTKAIREYLGILYYFIILKVV; from the coding sequence ATGATATTTTTTCTTTTTAAAAAAATTTTCACTTCTATTCTAATATCTCCCGGTATTTTTATAATAACGTTTTTCTTTATAAGCTTTTTTGTTAGAAATAAGAAAATAAAAATACTATCATTTGGTATGACTATACTTCTTTATCTTCTTTCTATAACCCCTGTAAAAGATGCTCTTATAACGCCTTTGGAGCGTACCTACAGTCAACCAAAAGGCTTTTTAAACGCCAACGCGATAGTTGTACTTGGTGGTGGGTATTACAAAAACGGCAACTTATCTGGTGAAACTGTTAAAAGGCTTTTGGCAGGTGTTTATCTGTCTTATAAGACAAAAATTCCTCTCATACTCTCTGGTATTGATATAAAATACCTTCCTAAAAATACACCTATAGTAAAGCTTATAAACGCTATAGATATAGGAAATATATATGAAGATGTTAAAAGCAAAGATACTATGCAAAACGCAGCCCAAAGCTATAAGGTATGTACTCGCTACATAACACCAGATTGCAACAGTATAATACTTGTAACATCTGCCTATCATATGCCAAGAGCAAAGATGCTTTTTGATAGATTTTTTAAAAACGTAATACCTTATCCTGTAGATTACAAAGAGGACCTAAGATACAACGTAAGGAGCTTTTTGCCAAATATGTCAGATTTGGAAAACTCTACGAAAGCCATTAGAGAATATCTTGGTATATTGTACTATTTTATAATTTTAAAGGTGGTCTAA
- a CDS encoding biopolymer transporter ExbD, with protein MNLRKKAKVGMSIEERTYVDVVPLVDTLLAVFLFLAILAFQSPMVFLAVKLPQAQTGKKTVVQTMRVEILPNGQYILNGQYVTLTDIQNAIQNTKVNNQPINDLIIEADENTLEKYVVALMDVAKQNGIKNILIATRMKR; from the coding sequence ATGAATTTAAGAAAAAAAGCAAAGGTAGGTATGTCTATAGAAGAGAGGACGTATGTAGATGTAGTTCCTCTGGTGGATACTCTTTTGGCTGTGTTTTTATTCTTGGCAATCCTTGCTTTTCAATCACCAATGGTATTTTTGGCGGTTAAGCTTCCTCAAGCTCAAACAGGTAAAAAAACCGTTGTACAGACTATGAGGGTTGAAATATTACCAAATGGCCAATATATACTTAACGGCCAATATGTGACTCTTACAGATATTCAAAACGCCATTCAAAATACGAAAGTAAACAATCAACCTATAAACGACCTCATTATAGAAGCCGATGAAAACACTTTAGAAAAGTACGTAGTAGCTCTTATGGATGTAGCCAAGCAAAACGGCATTAAAAACATCCTCATAGCTACTCGTATGAAAAGATGA
- a CDS encoding MotA/TolQ/ExbB proton channel family protein has protein sequence MDDIMIIIQRGGIVIYPLLVLSIISWAIILERAFSLRLSRFLPKGYTQIKALILGRNIDAAVKMLETQNTNASKAFLSLLKAYLKGRRDSYQLNRIAEDSFSYVISDADKNLVFLSTVASVSPLLGLFGTITGLIKVFAAFSTSETQSAMYLLANGISEALTAAATGLAVAIPALFFYWVYKAVENRIVSKVETEVKEVIDAISEG, from the coding sequence ATGGATGATATTATGATAATAATTCAAAGAGGTGGTATAGTAATATATCCTCTTTTGGTACTTTCTATTATATCTTGGGCTATTATATTAGAAAGAGCTTTCTCTCTAAGACTAAGCAGATTTTTGCCAAAGGGTTACACTCAGATAAAAGCTCTTATACTTGGTAGAAATATAGACGCTGCTGTTAAGATGCTTGAAACTCAAAACACAAACGCTTCAAAGGCTTTTTTATCGCTTTTAAAAGCCTATCTAAAAGGAAGGAGAGACTCTTATCAGCTAAACAGAATTGCCGAAGACTCCTTTTCTTATGTGATATCGGATGCAGATAAAAACTTGGTTTTTCTTTCTACGGTAGCTTCAGTATCACCACTTTTAGGGCTCTTTGGTACTATAACAGGTCTTATAAAGGTTTTTGCAGCATTCTCTACTTCTGAGACCCAATCTGCTATGTATCTTTTGGCAAATGGTATAAGCGAAGCTCTCACAGCGGCAGCCACAGGGCTTGCGGTGGCTATACCAGCTTTATTTTTTTATTGGGTTTACAAAGCTGTAGAAAATCGTATAGTATCTAAAGTAGAGACAGAAGTAAAAGAGGTAATAGACGCCATATCGGAGGGATAA
- a CDS encoding tetratricopeptide repeat protein: MLKRIGLFSLFIFFIVASFATDSTKVNIKELKEEQASSNKTGIPHQLNLNVQVISQFNIDKPPLEPPAKLRAPSFKELDLSGEVLQAPAYMELTPVQKLKNSSIISCGEPDDVADYSSMVSDYLNGDYKGVERNFQRLLKYTYSPYLPMGYYVMGMTRLKENNELSARDMFYNSCKYTSIYQQSACEGYYALSLKLNQKPVFINSPTYHKKLWETVFAIKNGGRYSAVNCSEFVFKNYCSYINDFIQGIIIPGYYQNSLFFRSGIINYFSKKYDIAKQIFETIYTNYSLPYNLRYKALYYLALIDLKNKKYEKALEKAVMIENLYPGSDLALNLYALIGEENPKGAAVASILSNNKYSILTKLAAVQAYNNGDYNYAKLLFLKIKDYKDAVYACVKAKDYKDAINILQMMPNHDEFYYKWLAESYYYTKHLIALRNLLRSEGFKRYTELHNYYEGWYYFKLGDYQKALTYFTSRYYRAIVYFNMGDYKDVIRLLENPSTYDERILLAKAYLSIDEPAKAREVLKPTTAEAKYLYGLSYFIQDDYQDAIRYFKEIVSSKRFGARALLKLGDAYYNLGDINKAIYYYQKVVENYPNSKEAMEASYDIISSRIKNPSKNLEVAIKQFIERYKNNPLSEDLKYQLANIYIKQGKKEKAYSLLSSIVGGPRYRAMLKMAMLELDPHKKEELLINVIDNAQGETKEKAKELLADLYLKEGHINKAAAIYSTGDEKDLIHAYEIYISNHMLNKAKDILNRLISQYQDDKVRALALEAFNTYKDPSLLKFASNSQDPSIKAKAFYELGDYYLSNGDKNKALKEYVSVVILTPNEQDIYKDSILKASKILISMHAYEDASCLLDKLNMSSLSNQELYHVKSLKRRLPACKNKNLLNIGG; this comes from the coding sequence ATGCTGAAGCGCATAGGGCTATTTAGCTTATTTATATTTTTTATAGTAGCGTCTTTTGCTACAGACTCCACAAAGGTAAACATAAAAGAGCTAAAAGAAGAACAAGCATCTTCCAACAAAACAGGAATCCCACATCAATTAAATTTAAACGTCCAGGTGATAAGCCAATTTAACATAGACAAACCACCCTTAGAACCCCCAGCTAAGCTAAGAGCCCCCTCTTTCAAAGAGCTTGATTTAAGCGGTGAGGTGCTCCAAGCCCCTGCTTATATGGAACTTACTCCAGTCCAAAAGCTAAAAAACTCATCTATTATAAGCTGTGGTGAGCCAGATGATGTAGCAGATTACTCAAGCATGGTATCTGATTATCTAAACGGTGATTATAAAGGTGTTGAGAGGAATTTTCAAAGGCTTTTAAAATATACTTATTCACCTTACCTTCCAATGGGATACTACGTAATGGGTATGACGAGGCTAAAAGAAAACAACGAACTTTCTGCAAGGGACATGTTTTATAACTCTTGTAAATACACTTCTATATATCAGCAAAGTGCCTGTGAAGGTTATTACGCTCTTAGTTTGAAGCTCAATCAAAAACCAGTTTTTATAAATTCCCCCACTTATCATAAAAAGCTTTGGGAAACTGTATTTGCTATAAAAAATGGCGGTAGGTACTCCGCTGTAAATTGTAGTGAGTTTGTTTTTAAAAATTACTGCTCTTATATAAACGATTTTATCCAAGGTATCATAATACCTGGTTATTATCAAAACAGCCTATTTTTTAGGTCTGGTATTATAAACTATTTTTCTAAAAAATACGACATAGCAAAGCAAATTTTTGAAACCATATACACAAACTACTCTCTTCCTTACAATCTAAGATATAAAGCCCTTTATTACCTTGCTTTAATAGATTTGAAGAATAAAAAATACGAAAAAGCCTTAGAAAAAGCTGTGATGATAGAAAATCTTTATCCTGGTTCTGACTTGGCTTTAAACCTATACGCTCTTATAGGTGAAGAAAATCCTAAAGGCGCAGCCGTTGCTTCTATTCTATCAAACAACAAATACAGTATCCTTACAAAGTTAGCGGCGGTCCAAGCTTACAACAACGGTGATTACAACTATGCCAAGCTTTTATTCCTAAAGATAAAAGATTATAAGGATGCAGTTTATGCTTGTGTAAAAGCCAAAGACTATAAGGATGCTATAAATATTTTACAAATGATGCCAAACCACGATGAGTTTTATTACAAATGGCTTGCAGAGAGCTATTATTATACTAAACATCTCATAGCCCTTAGAAATCTTTTAAGAAGCGAAGGTTTCAAACGCTATACTGAGCTTCACAACTACTATGAAGGATGGTATTATTTCAAGCTTGGAGACTATCAAAAAGCTTTAACTTACTTCACAAGCAGATACTATAGAGCTATAGTCTACTTCAACATGGGAGATTATAAAGACGTTATAAGGCTTTTAGAAAACCCATCTACCTACGACGAAAGAATTCTTCTTGCCAAAGCTTACCTATCTATAGATGAACCCGCTAAAGCAAGGGAAGTGTTAAAACCAACCACTGCTGAAGCCAAATATCTTTATGGGCTTTCTTACTTTATACAAGATGATTATCAAGATGCTATAAGATATTTTAAAGAAATAGTTTCTTCCAAACGCTTTGGAGCGAGGGCGCTTCTTAAGCTTGGCGATGCTTACTACAATTTAGGCGATATCAACAAAGCCATTTACTATTATCAAAAGGTAGTGGAAAACTATCCAAACTCAAAAGAAGCTATGGAGGCTTCTTACGATATTATATCTTCTCGCATTAAAAACCCTTCTAAAAATTTGGAAGTGGCCATAAAGCAGTTTATAGAAAGATATAAAAATAACCCGCTTTCTGAAGATCTAAAGTATCAACTTGCAAACATTTATATAAAGCAGGGTAAAAAAGAAAAAGCTTACAGCCTCTTATCAAGTATAGTTGGTGGTCCTCGCTACAGGGCTATGTTAAAAATGGCTATGTTAGAACTAGATCCTCACAAAAAAGAAGAGCTTCTTATAAACGTAATAGACAACGCTCAAGGAGAAACTAAAGAAAAGGCAAAGGAACTCTTGGCAGATTTATATTTAAAAGAAGGGCATATAAATAAAGCTGCCGCTATATATTCTACCGGTGATGAAAAAGATTTGATACACGCTTACGAGATATACATATCAAACCATATGTTAAACAAAGCAAAAGATATACTAAATAGACTTATATCCCAATACCAAGATGATAAGGTGAGAGCTTTGGCTTTAGAGGCTTTTAATACCTACAAAGACCCAAGTCTTCTTAAGTTCGCATCAAATTCGCAAGATCCTTCCATAAAGGCTAAAGCTTTCTATGAGTTAGGAGACTATTATCTTTCTAATGGCGACAAAAATAAGGCTTTAAAAGAGTATGTTAGCGTTGTCATACTTACTCCAAACGAGCAGGATATATATAAGGATTCTATACTAAAAGCCTCAAAAATTTTGATAAGTATGCACGCTTACGAAGATGCTTCTTGTCTTTTGGATAAGCTAAACATGAGTTCTCTGTCCAATCAAGAGCTTTATCATGTAAAAAGCCTTAAACGTCGTTTACCGGCTTGTAAAAACAAAAATCTTTTAAATATTGGAGGTTAG
- a CDS encoding histidine phosphatase family protein: MCKLILVRHAESQWNPIGRYQGILDPDLSQRGELQAKALAIHIKKEFPHVEAIYSSPLTRTRKTAQAIGNAIGKDIILDKRLIEIDHGEWAGELVDDIEKKYKEDFETWMKAPHKIRFPKGESLKEVFDRTIDFISFIKATYKDKTVVAVSHSVPIRVFYCMVLGIDLSHFWAFGCDNASYSILSLGEQDIIQKLNISCHLGELYAEAHRAI; encoded by the coding sequence ATGTGTAAATTGATCCTTGTAAGACACGCCGAAAGCCAGTGGAATCCCATAGGAAGGTATCAAGGGATTTTAGATCCAGATCTCTCACAAAGAGGTGAGCTTCAGGCAAAGGCTTTGGCCATCCATATAAAAAAAGAGTTTCCACACGTAGAGGCTATATATTCATCTCCTCTTACTAGAACAAGAAAAACCGCCCAAGCCATAGGGAATGCCATCGGTAAAGATATTATCTTAGATAAAAGACTCATTGAGATAGACCACGGAGAATGGGCTGGTGAGCTTGTGGATGATATAGAAAAAAAATACAAAGAAGATTTTGAAACTTGGATGAAGGCTCCTCATAAGATAAGATTTCCAAAAGGGGAATCTTTAAAAGAGGTTTTTGATAGGACGATAGATTTTATATCTTTCATAAAAGCCACATACAAGGATAAAACCGTAGTGGCGGTATCTCACTCGGTGCCTATACGTGTATTTTACTGTATGGTGCTTGGTATTGATTTATCTCATTTTTGGGCTTTTGGATGCGATAACGCCTCTTATTCTATTTTGAGTTTGGGGGAGCAAGATATAATTCAAAAGCTAAATATAAGCTGTCATTTAGGAGAATTATATGCTGAAGCGCATAGGGCTATTTAG
- a CDS encoding alanine--glyoxylate aminotransferase family protein — protein MNCYKSNEKLFTPGPVEIPEEIRAILGAQIIHHRTPEFKQALIDTRTLFKKLISSESDNFVFFASSGTGAMEAAVINFFNQGDKVLVLNGGKFAERWLELCKTYGLDVVDFKVEWGETYDKDALKNIIEKENVKGVFIQISETSTATYHDPKFIGNLLKDSDILLVADAITALGTYDIKPEEDGIDIIVGGSQKSFMLPPGLSMLWFSEKASKRLSPKGYYFNISKELKKQIEGQTAYTPAIPIILGLKKSLEMILNEGIKNIEKKTTAISKATIKAFEKMGFKAFSKNPSISVSAIETPNMDAEAFRKELLKLGIRTAGGQDKLKGKIFRVSHMGQIDAISTFSVIQAASIITNTSKDVLEEYINTVKALCVN, from the coding sequence ATGAATTGCTATAAATCCAACGAAAAGCTTTTCACACCAGGTCCTGTAGAGATACCAGAGGAAATAAGGGCTATTTTGGGAGCCCAGATAATACACCATAGAACCCCAGAGTTTAAACAAGCGCTTATAGATACAAGAACCCTTTTTAAAAAGCTTATTTCGAGCGAAAGCGATAATTTTGTATTTTTTGCGAGCTCTGGTACTGGAGCGATGGAAGCTGCAGTTATAAACTTCTTCAATCAAGGGGATAAAGTACTTGTTTTAAACGGTGGTAAATTTGCCGAAAGATGGCTAGAGCTTTGTAAAACCTATGGTCTTGATGTGGTAGATTTTAAGGTAGAATGGGGAGAGACTTACGATAAAGATGCACTTAAAAATATCATTGAAAAAGAAAATGTAAAAGGAGTTTTTATCCAAATTTCTGAGACCTCTACAGCCACATACCATGATCCTAAATTTATAGGTAATCTTTTGAAAGATTCAGATATTCTTTTGGTGGCTGATGCTATAACAGCTCTTGGTACTTACGATATAAAACCAGAAGAAGACGGTATAGATATAATAGTAGGTGGTTCCCAAAAATCTTTTATGCTTCCACCAGGTCTTTCTATGCTCTGGTTTTCTGAAAAAGCTAGTAAAAGATTGAGTCCTAAAGGATATTATTTTAACATCTCAAAGGAACTAAAAAAGCAAATAGAAGGTCAAACCGCTTATACACCAGCTATACCAATTATACTTGGTCTAAAAAAATCTTTGGAAATGATCTTAAATGAAGGGATAAAAAACATAGAAAAGAAAACCACAGCCATATCAAAAGCCACAATAAAAGCCTTTGAAAAGATGGGTTTTAAGGCTTTTAGCAAAAATCCTTCTATATCTGTAAGCGCCATAGAAACACCCAATATGGATGCGGAAGCCTTTAGAAAAGAGCTTTTAAAACTTGGTATAAGAACAGCAGGGGGACAAGATAAGTTAAAGGGTAAGATTTTTAGAGTATCCCATATGGGTCAAATAGATGCTATATCCACTTTTTCTGTAATACAAGCCGCCTCTATTATTACGAATACCTCTAAAGATGTGCTAGAAGAGTATATAAATACAGTAAAAGCTTTATGTGTAAATTGA
- the ndk gene encoding nucleoside-diphosphate kinase has translation MERTLVIVKPDAFEKGATGAIIDILSKNGLRLLALKMFKFTKEKAEGFYYVHRERGFFGELVEFMCSGPVVAMVLEGENAISKVRELIGPTDSEEARKIAPNSIRALFGTDKGKNAIHASDSKESASYEIPYIFSSLEIYS, from the coding sequence ATGGAAAGGACGCTTGTGATAGTAAAACCAGATGCTTTTGAGAAAGGGGCCACCGGAGCCATCATTGATATACTTTCTAAAAATGGTCTTAGGCTTTTGGCGCTCAAAATGTTTAAATTTACTAAAGAAAAAGCAGAAGGCTTTTACTATGTACATAGAGAAAGAGGGTTTTTTGGTGAGCTTGTAGAGTTTATGTGCTCTGGTCCTGTGGTGGCAATGGTTTTAGAGGGTGAAAACGCCATATCAAAGGTAAGAGAGCTAATAGGGCCCACCGATAGCGAAGAGGCAAGGAAGATAGCTCCAAATTCCATAAGAGCCCTTTTTGGTACAGATAAAGGAAAGAATGCTATACATGCCTCTGATTCCAAAGAATCAGCCTCTTACGAGATCCCTTACATATTTTCATCTTTAGAGATATACTCATGA
- a CDS encoding endonuclease III domain-containing protein, with the protein MNLLELYNIFLDSYGYQNWWPVDIDYHKTYNTDPKDEIIIGAILTQNTNWKNVEKALENLKNYKLLSLKAIKHVDIELLKELIRPSGFFQRKANILKDVSNIEFELTREILLNIKGIGKETADSILLYAYNKPYFVIDMYTKRIIKRLFGLTFKEYDEYADFITSNIPKDIDIYKEYHALIVEHAKRYCQKTPNCDECILRNACLNKNVIFTV; encoded by the coding sequence ATGAATCTGCTGGAGCTTTATAACATTTTTCTTGATAGTTATGGCTATCAAAACTGGTGGCCAGTAGATATCGATTATCATAAGACCTATAACACAGATCCAAAAGATGAGATTATAATAGGAGCAATACTTACCCAAAACACAAACTGGAAAAACGTAGAAAAGGCTTTAGAAAACCTAAAAAATTATAAACTTTTAAGCCTAAAAGCTATAAAACATGTAGATATAGAGCTTTTAAAAGAACTAATAAGACCATCTGGCTTTTTCCAAAGAAAAGCTAATATACTAAAAGATGTATCAAATATAGAGTTCGAGCTCACAAGAGAAATCCTTTTAAACATTAAAGGTATAGGGAAAGAAACCGCCGACTCGATACTTCTATACGCTTACAACAAACCTTATTTTGTGATAGATATGTATACAAAAAGGATTATAAAAAGGTTGTTTGGACTTACCTTTAAAGAATACGATGAATACGCAGATTTTATAACTTCTAATATTCCAAAGGATATAGATATATACAAAGAATACCACGCACTTATCGTAGAGCATGCTAAAAGATACTGCCAAAAAACTCCAAACTGTGATGAGTGTATACTTAGAAACGCATGTTTAAACAAAAATGTTATCTTTACCGTATAA
- a CDS encoding EscU/YscU/HrcU family type III secretion system export apparatus switch protein, with protein MDEKEKKAIALKYERGKDNAPRLVAKGKGYIAQKIIEFAKEHQVPVIQDEKLLSAAYNLDIYEEIPPELYKAVAKVLVFVEKLKKRL; from the coding sequence ATGGATGAGAAAGAGAAAAAAGCTATAGCCTTAAAATACGAAAGAGGAAAAGACAACGCCCCTCGTCTTGTGGCAAAAGGGAAAGGTTATATAGCCCAAAAGATTATAGAATTTGCTAAAGAGCATCAAGTACCTGTTATCCAAGATGAAAAACTCCTATCTGCCGCTTACAACCTAGATATTTATGAAGAAATACCGCCAGAGCTTTACAAAGCTGTCGCAAAAGTCCTTGTGTTTGTAGAAAAGCTAAAAAAGAGGCTATGA
- the pdxA gene encoding 4-hydroxythreonine-4-phosphate dehydrogenase PdxA: MKIFGITMGDPAGIGPELILKLQKDMEDENAYVIYGEEYILKHASSVLGQNFYYEKVNSVDDVKDKGIYLISLSLKGALEPSPSSGKLAIAYLARATADAISKKLNGILTMPINKYFAKASGFSFNGQTEYLAFADNKKDFAMMMYSDAIKVVLATIHIPLKDIANAINVELIKQKIKLIKDYIPKYFRFIPTIKVLGLNPHAGEGGLIGDEEAKIIIPAIRDEDVVGPIPPDTAFIDIKKDDIFLCMYHDQGLIPFKMLAFDKGSNVTIGLSFLRTSPDHGTAYDIAYKGLARVDSAGYSLELLKRYGY, translated from the coding sequence ATGAAGATATTTGGTATTACGATGGGCGATCCAGCGGGTATAGGACCTGAGCTTATACTAAAGCTTCAAAAAGACATGGAAGATGAAAACGCATACGTAATATATGGAGAAGAGTATATTTTAAAACATGCTTCAAGTGTTTTGGGGCAGAATTTTTATTATGAGAAAGTAAATAGCGTAGACGATGTAAAAGATAAAGGTATATATCTTATATCTCTTAGTCTAAAGGGTGCTTTGGAGCCATCTCCTTCTTCTGGCAAGCTTGCTATAGCTTATCTTGCAAGAGCTACAGCGGATGCTATTTCAAAAAAACTAAATGGTATTTTAACGATGCCCATAAACAAGTATTTTGCAAAAGCCTCTGGTTTTAGCTTCAACGGTCAAACGGAATATCTTGCTTTTGCAGACAACAAAAAAGATTTTGCCATGATGATGTATAGCGATGCTATAAAAGTGGTGCTTGCTACCATACATATACCTTTAAAAGATATAGCCAATGCAATAAATGTAGAACTCATAAAACAAAAGATAAAACTTATAAAAGATTACATACCAAAATACTTTCGTTTTATACCAACTATAAAGGTGCTTGGCTTAAACCCGCACGCCGGAGAAGGCGGGCTTATAGGTGATGAAGAGGCAAAGATTATAATACCAGCCATAAGAGATGAGGATGTTGTAGGACCAATCCCACCGGATACAGCTTTTATAGACATAAAAAAAGATGATATATTTCTTTGTATGTATCATGATCAAGGCCTTATACCTTTTAAGATGTTAGCTTTTGATAAGGGCTCAAATGTTACTATAGGCCTTTCATTTTTAAGAACATCACCAGATCATGGTACCGCTTACGATATAGCTTACAAGGGTTTAGCAAGGGTAGATAGCGCCGGATACTCTTTGGAGCTTTTAAAACGTTATGGATATTAA
- a CDS encoding SDR family NAD(P)-dependent oxidoreductase, with product MKALFIGASSDLAIATEEEFAKNGFELFLIARNKDKLEEIANHINVLSSKKPNTYVCDLTDYDSLEKIMDEIFSQNIIDVVLIFQGYLPKDTYDKKEILNTIDVNYTSCVMSANFAIKHLLRQHHGMLIGVSSVAGDRARPSNSLYGSSKAGFSFYLEGLRYCMASKNIHVMSVKPGFIKTKMTKDISFPSFLAGEKETVAKDIYDAMLKKKDVLYTPYFYEFIIKALKLVPSSLMKKLGKNKC from the coding sequence ATGAAAGCGCTTTTTATTGGGGCAAGTTCTGATTTGGCTATAGCTACAGAAGAAGAGTTTGCCAAAAACGGTTTTGAGCTTTTTTTGATAGCAAGGAATAAAGATAAGTTAGAAGAGATTGCAAATCATATAAATGTTTTATCTTCGAAAAAGCCTAATACTTATGTTTGTGATTTAACGGATTACGACAGTTTAGAAAAGATAATGGATGAGATATTTTCACAAAATATCATAGATGTGGTATTGATATTCCAAGGATATTTGCCAAAAGATACATACGATAAAAAAGAGATTTTAAATACTATAGACGTAAACTATACCTCTTGTGTGATGAGTGCAAACTTTGCCATAAAACATTTGTTAAGACAACATCACGGCATGCTTATAGGTGTTTCTTCGGTGGCAGGAGATAGGGCAAGACCATCAAATTCTTTGTATGGCTCTTCTAAGGCAGGTTTTAGCTTTTACCTTGAGGGTTTGAGATACTGCATGGCTTCAAAAAATATTCATGTGATGAGTGTAAAACCTGGATTTATAAAAACTAAGATGACCAAAGATATATCTTTCCCAAGCTTTTTAGCAGGAGAAAAAGAGACTGTGGCAAAAGATATATACGATGCTATGCTAAAGAAAAAGGATGTTCTTTACACACCTTATTTTTACGAGTTTATAATAAAAGCCTTAAAACTTGTACCATCTTCTTTGATGAAAAAACTCGGTAAAAACAAATGTTAG